Genomic segment of Aquila chrysaetos chrysaetos chromosome 16, bAquChr1.4, whole genome shotgun sequence:
CTCCCTTAAATACTTGTCAGTGTTAATCCGTTTGAAACAAATACTTCAAGGAGCCTTGAATCATTCAGGAGCTTCTGTTCAGAAGGAAAAGTAGACTAATAGTGTCAAAAGCTAAAGAGAGAACAGGCAGAGTCAGCTAGCTATAGTTTGCAAAAATCTAGAGTGATGCAAAACAGTCTTTTTAGGAAGCAGAACTGTAGCTTTTATAGATAATACATGTCAGAGTAGCctataaacaaaattatttaaaaagtgaaaagtgCTAGCTGTAGCTGTAAAAACAAGGCAACAAAACCAGTTGTATTCCCACTGGAAAACAGGGTTTGATGTCTACAGCTCAAGTAGCATTTCTGCCCCTGGGGACAGTCAGCAGGAATTGTGGTGCTCACTTAGACCAACGTGGgactgagaaaaatgttgacaTTAAGAAGCGAtgttcctcctccttttttcttttgtggctCTGTACCTAGTTTTCACAGGTAGGCATTCATGTCAATCCTCACAGCTGCCAGTGTCCAAGTTCTCAGTGTGGAAGGAATCAGATGAATGTgctgtttctgaagcaaaaaacaGAGACTCTTTGTCTTTGCAGTTATGAATGACATCATCACAACCATGTTCAATAAAAAATTTATGGAAGAGCTGTTTAAACCACAGGAACTCTATTCCAAGAAAGCTCTGCGAACAGTGTATGACCGGCTAGCTCATGCTTCAATCATGAGACTGAACCAGGCAAGCATGGACAAGGTAAAAAAGACCACCTGCCCAGTCCTGACTATGCTGTACTTCCACGCTACCATTCACAAGTTTCTGACTGTGATAATTAGTACATGGCTTTACGTCACTGTAGTTTTGAAGCATTTTGTAACAGACCTCTTTCTGCTTGCTTACTTGCTTTGTAAAAATGGTTCTTGGCCAAGGAAGCTTTGGGGAAATCCATGGTAGTATCAGATACCTCAGAACTaagtatttctgctttaataACTACAGGTTTGATTTTAAGAGGTTCAGTAAGCATTCTTTATtggatatttttatatatattaaaatatatatatgtgggtgtgtataaatatatgtatttctgtattgaCACTCACTGTTTTGCAGTTGCAGGTGTTAGAATTTTTGCCTGAAAACAGTGTATCCAgcagacaatttaaaaaaaaaatgtaggaacTGGATTACCTGAGACCCCTACTTGGGTGTCAGTGTTGTTGAAATTTGCCGTAGTTTTAAAGGCAGTTGGAGACACCAGCAGGAGGGCTGATAATGTGATTGCAGAGGTCTTATTTTCTTAGGAAACAAAGCTAAAATGGTTCTTCTTACCACAGGCAGGTGCTAGCCTCAGTGTCTAAATCCCTTTCCACATCAATGTGAAGTTACCTAAGCAGTGTCACGCTCTCTGCTGTGATGGAACCAAAATTTCCCCATGTTGCTTTGCAGCTATATGACCTTATGACCATGGCCTTCAAATACCAAGTGCTGCTGTGCCCTCGGCCCAAAGACATTCTGCTGGTCACATTCAATCACCTGGATGCGATCAAGGATTTCATACGCGATTCCCCTGGCATTCTGAACCAGGTGGATGAAACTTTCCGACAGCTGATTGAAGTAAGAATCCTTAGAAAAATGGTGGGACACACTGTGgtttgagatattttttttttttcccccaagctaATCTTAGAGACTAAATACTACATCAGTAAGTGCCATATCAAGTGTGGAGGTTGATATGTTCTCAACCTCAGAGAACCATCCAAATAACCTTCCCCTCTTTTTAACCTGAGAGAAACAAATTGGCATCCTAGTTAGCAACTTTTGCTCATGTAACTGCTGTAATTCTTTGGACAAAGAATATGAGTCTCCCAGTGAAAGGGAACTGGtttcataaaatgttaaaagttcTGGCAAGTCATTAAATGTTTCTAAAGGGCTTctggagagggagatgtgtaCGAGtcaagtgttatttttttctactggcTCAGTTTAAATCAACACATTGCTTATTCAGCCTGATCAAAgtctccactgacttcagcagaagttAAATCAGACTCTTAGTCACAGATAATAGTTACTGATAATGATCAGCAGCCCCCCCTTATATAACTTCTGCTTCCCCTGCCACACGTACCATTTTTGGCCAGCAGTATTGTGATACACTTGTTTCCACCTTTACCTGGGTTGGACATGGTACGCTTGCAAAGCCTTACAtgatggtttttcttttccagacatACAGCTGTCTCTCTGCTGGTGAATTTCAGCTCATCAGGCAAAcactcctcattttttttcaggacatgCACATAAGGGTAAGAGCCCAACACAACTAGTCAGTAAGAATGAAAGGGAGTTTGTGGCTAGAATATGAAGGTATGTTATAATTGCACtgtaggtttggttttgttacttATGCTTTTCAGTCTTCGTGATGTGCTCGTATTTCACAAATTGAGCACATCTACTACAATAATAATTCTAAAATGATATGAAAAAAGGAATCTCTACTAGTACAGATTTGCTAGTtgataaatatgttttcttttagaagaaactTGATATGCAACTTGGAACCTGAGCTTGAAGTCATGGGGCCTGATATTCTCTAAATAAATTGATCATACTCAAGTGCATTAacaatgcatatttttatatagtttttttttttttaattttagattagTGTGCCCATCCTGTGGACCATAATTGTACATTGCTGGCTTTGGCCTGTATCGTAGTCTCTACATATACACCAAAATCTCTAGGAAACCTACCCCAGTCTAGCCAGGAAGGCTGCAAGGTCAGACTTCAAAGAATTCGGATCAGAAGATACGCAATTGATTTTCTCAAAGGTGGAATATTCTTTTACAGGTCTCTATCTTTCTGAAGGATAAAGTGCAAAACTCTAATGGTCGCTTTGTGCTGCCAATATCAGGCCCCGTTCCTTGGGGTACTGAAGTTCCAGGACTCATCAGGTGAGTTCTGAACTGCTGCTTATACTGTTTGTAGTGCCTTGCATGTATGGCTGCTCACAGAGGAAGTCAGTCCCAGAGGTCTGACAGGAATCAAGCTCAGACTGTCGTTCATGTCGCATGGATAGCTGAACCTCCAGTAAGTACTATTTAAAGGGCAGGATCTGGGACTAAGTCACCCAGCAATCAAATACTAAGCTGTGTCTGGCATTCACTGTTCCAGTAAATTAGCTATTAGTAATTTATCCTATAAAATAGGCATTCACCAACATACAGAATAGGGGTTTATTCCCCTTTTTCTTGTGCAGTAAGAAGACGAAGTCAGTACTGAAAATCAGTAATAAAAGTACTAAACATGTTTCAATAATAACTTGCTTTTAAGGATATTTAATCACAATGGAGATGAAGTTAAAAGGACTGAGTTCACCACTGATGGAAATTACGTTACTCCACAAAGGGAAGGATCTTTTGATCTTTATGGAGACAGAGTCCTCAAACTTGGAACAAATATGTAAGTAATTTTTGTCCTACATAGAAACATTAAGTAAATGGTGATGGTTATGGATTTGTTCAGAAGCACATCTTCAGCCTTGtgtatttttgcctttcacCATCAACAGCTTGACTTTTTTACAAAGTGATGTCCTGAAACAGAACGCATGTGGACAGATGTGTATAAAGAGCTgtggaaaagagcaaaagttTGATTTatgtctgcagcagagctgagtaAAGAGTGTTCTCATCTGGTACTGCATATTAtatgaaatgtaatttaattttaactgtattcaagaaatcctttcttttctccatgtttGTCTTAACGTAATTTTTCCATTCAAAGAGTAAGAGACAGCAATGTTCTTACAGCTTTGTTGCTCACACATTTTAGTGCCTTGATACTCCATAAAACTGAACTGTAACTTCTCATTTCAGTTATTTAgagtcttcagaaaaatatcctAAAATTGTAGATACTGTGCTGCTTCCTCCAGTTCCTGTATCTCATACAAGTAACAGGTTGCTCTTCCTCATGTGTTTTTCCCTCTAGGTACAGCGTTAGTCGGCCAGTAGAGACACACATGTCAGGATCATCCAAAAACTTGGCATCCCATGCAAAGGTCAGTGTTGTTCTGTTCCTGTCACTGGTTAACTGGCTAGCTAGTCTGTGTCAGTGAGTCCTGCAGCCAGTCACACATGGTGGGAGCATTTCCTTTGAGCAGTTTCACCACATCCACCAGATTTTACATTCTGCTTCCCTTGTCTCTTAATAGATGGGGTCACCAAATGAAACACCCACATCTGTCATCTTCAAAACATTTACTATACAGTTACACTATCTTCCTCTTTGTTCGTTTCCTTTCTCAGGGAAACAATAACCATCTTTTTAGTCTGCAGTTATGGGATAACTTCAGGGAAACCTGTTCTGTTGCCTtctcagagccccatccaatcCTCCACAGTCCCTTCTGAGCTAGGGGAAGGGCACTTTTTCCTAAAGAATCTTACATGCAGGCTTATGCAATGGTGTACTTGCTTCCTATTTTAATCTCTCCGGAAAACAGAAAGCTGGTTTTACAGATTTCTCAGCTGTTCAATTTAGCTGGAAAATTATCTTGTCCCGGGTCTATAAATTCAAGCaaccattttaaatatatagctGATAATTACTAGTTATCTGCACAATCTGTACCATTAACaacacagaaatgtatttatatcACTCTGAAGAACATTTAtgtaaaatcagaaaacacaaaaattattgCAGTCCTCATCTCCCTGGTAACCTGACCAATGAACccactgctgttttctgcaggagAATATAGTCCCTAATCCTCTTGCTAAAGAAGAACTGAACTTTTTGGCCAGGCTGCTGGGAGGTCTGGAGATCAAGGAACCCGGGGGCAGTGAGACAGGATTTCGACTGAATTTGTTCACAACCGACGAGGAGGAAGAGTATGCTCAAGTCCTTCTTGGTTGGGGTTTGTGCTGTAGTGCCATGTGGACAGCCCTGGAGACAAAAGCTGGCCCTTAACAGCGTTAGGGACAGAATAGCAAGGTTTTTAGCATTTTGTTATTCTGGTCCAGATGGTCC
This window contains:
- the OSCP1 gene encoding protein OSCP1 isoform X2; this encodes MSARTLPLLFLNLGGEMLYILDQRLRAQSIPGEKARKVMNDIITTMFNKKFMEELFKPQELYSKKALRTVYDRLAHASIMRLNQASMDKLYDLMTMAFKYQVLLCPRPKDILLVTFNHLDAIKDFIRDSPGILNQVDETFRQLIETYSCLSAGEFQLIRQTLLIFFQDMHIRVSIFLKDKVQNSNGRFVLPISGPVPWGTEVPGLIRIFNHNGDEVKRTEFTTDGNYVTPQREGSFDLYGDRVLKLGTNMYSVSRPVETHMSGSSKNLASHAKENIVPNPLAKEELNFLARLLGGLEIKEPGGSETGFRLNLFTTDEEEEHAALTRPEELSYKVINIEATQEPGRRAELSRILGELEVADPRPASSGKGEDLLALMDGL
- the OSCP1 gene encoding protein OSCP1 isoform X1; this translates as MSARTLPLLFLNLGGEMLYILDQRLRAQSIPGEKARKDEWTDVDRKRVMNDIITTMFNKKFMEELFKPQELYSKKALRTVYDRLAHASIMRLNQASMDKLYDLMTMAFKYQVLLCPRPKDILLVTFNHLDAIKDFIRDSPGILNQVDETFRQLIETYSCLSAGEFQLIRQTLLIFFQDMHIRVSIFLKDKVQNSNGRFVLPISGPVPWGTEVPGLIRIFNHNGDEVKRTEFTTDGNYVTPQREGSFDLYGDRVLKLGTNMYSVSRPVETHMSGSSKNLASHAKENIVPNPLAKEELNFLARLLGGLEIKEPGGSETGFRLNLFTTDEEEEHAALTRPEELSYKVINIEATQEPGRRAELSRILGELEVADPRPASSGKGEDLLALMDGL
- the OSCP1 gene encoding protein OSCP1 isoform X3 — protein: MNDIITTMFNKKFMEELFKPQELYSKKALRTVYDRLAHASIMRLNQASMDKLYDLMTMAFKYQVLLCPRPKDILLVTFNHLDAIKDFIRDSPGILNQVDETFRQLIETYSCLSAGEFQLIRQTLLIFFQDMHIRVSIFLKDKVQNSNGRFVLPISGPVPWGTEVPGLIRIFNHNGDEVKRTEFTTDGNYVTPQREGSFDLYGDRVLKLGTNMYSVSRPVETHMSGSSKNLASHAKENIVPNPLAKEELNFLARLLGGLEIKEPGGSETGFRLNLFTTDEEEEHAALTRPEELSYKVINIEATQEPGRRAELSRILGELEVADPRPASSGKGEDLLALMDGL